The Methylocystis bryophila genome contains the following window.
GTTGGTGCGTCTCGCCCAGGATTTCTCCTCGCGCTACCCGCTCGTCGACGGCCAGGGCAATTTCGGCAATATCGACGGCGACGCCGCGGCCGCCTATCGCTATACGGAAGCGCGCATGACGACGGTCGCGCGTCTTCTGCTCGAAGGCATCAACGACGACGCGATCGATTTCCGGCCGAATTATTCCGGCGAGGAGCAGGAGCCGATCGTGCTGCCCTCCGCGTTGCCCAATCTCCTCGCCAATGGCTCGCAGGGCATTGCTGTCGGCATGGCGACCTCGGTTCCGCCGCACAACGCGGCCGAGCTCTGCGACGCCGCGCTTTATCTGATCGCCCATCGCTCCGCGACGGCCGAGCAATTGCTGAATTTCGTTCAAGGGCCGGATTTCCCCACTGGCGGCGTCGTCGTCGATCGCCGCGAGGATATCGTCGAGACCTATCGAAGCGGACGCGGTTCTTTTCGCCTGCGGTCGCTCTGGCGCAAGGAGGAATTGCCGCGCGGCGGCTGGGTCGCCGTCGTGACGGAAATTCCTTACGGCGTGCAGAAGTCGCGGCTCATCGAGCGGCTGGCGGAGCTCGTCAATGACAAGAAGCTGCCGCTCGTCGCCGATGTGCGGGACGAATCGGCCGAGGACGTTCGCATCGTCATCGAGCCGCGCGCGCGCACGGTCGATCCGGCGCTGATGATGGAGACGCTCTTCAAGCTCTCCGAGCTCGAGACGCGCTTTCCCGTCAACATGAATGTGTTGGTCGACGGGGTCACGCCGCGCGTCGTCTCGCTCGACGAGGCGCTGCGGCGCTGGCTCGATCATCGCCGCGAGGTGCTGCTGCGCCGCTCGCGGCACCGTTTGGCCGCCATCCTGCGCCGGCTCGAGCAGCTCGACGGCATGATCATCGTCTTCCTCAATCTCGACGCGGTGATCCGAATCATTCGCGAGGAGGACGACGCCAAGGCCGCGTTGAAAGCGGCCTTTGGCCTCACGGATCTCCAGACGGATTATGTCCTCGACACGCGGCTGCGCGCGCTGCGCAAGCTCGAGGAGATGGAGCTTCGAAAGGAACATAAGGAGCTGACCGAAGAGCGCGCCGAAGTCGAGGCGCTGCTCGGAGATGAATCCAAGCAGTGGCGCGCCATCGCCGGCCAGATCCGCGAGCTGAAGAAGACCGTGGGCGTGACGACGGCCCTCGGTAAGAGACGAACGCAATTTGCCGATGCGCCGCCGGCCGCCGATCTCGACCTGGCCGAAGCGATGATCGAGCGCGAGCCGATCACGGTGGTCGTTTCTCAAAGAGGATGGATCCGCTCGCTCAAAGGCCATGTGCCCGATATTTCCACGCTCGTCTACAAGGGCGACGATGCGCTGGCGACGGCCTTCTTCGCCCAGACGACGTCTAAAATTCTCCTCTTCGCTTCGAACGGCAAGGTGTTCACGATCGAGGCCGCCAAATTGCCCGGCGGGCGCGGTCACGGCGAGCCGGTTCGTCTCTTCGCCGAGATCGAAGAGGACGCGATGATCGTGACCGCGATTTTGCACACGCCGGGCGCGGCGCTGCTGCTGATCTCGGACGACGGGCGCGGCTTTGTCGCCGGCGAGGACGATCTGCTATCCGCGACTCGCAAGGGCCGCGCCGCCTTGACGGTGGAAGGCGCGGCGCGACTGAAGATCGTCGCGCCCGCACAAGGCGATCATGTGGCGATCATCGGCGAGAACCGGAAGCTCCTCGTCTTCCCTCTCGAGGAGACTCCGCGCATGGCGCGCGGCAAGGGCGTCAGAATGCAGCGCTATAAGGACGGTGGAGTCTCCGACGCCAAGGTTTTCGCGCTCGTGGAAGGTTTGAGCTGGACGGACGCCTCAGGCCGCGTCTTCAACATATCCCGCGCGGATCTCAAAGAATGGATCGGCCACAGGGCGGAAGCCGGCCGCTTGCCCCCGCGGGGATTCCCGCGCAGCAACCGCTTTGGATGAGGCTCTTTTCCTTTGGCCTTCAGCCTGCTAAGGCTCGACCCCATGATGCGCTTAGCCCAGAGACGAATTACTGGCCCGGCCCGCGCTCGACGCTAGCGCGTTTTCCGCTCGCAAAAGTCTCCCAACTTTTGCGGAATTCGCTCTGAGCTCGCGCGGTGTCCGGGACTTGCGCGCCGTCGCGGCGCCCTTTCGCCAGCCTTCCTGAGATTCCCGCGCGCACTCACGTGCCTTGAGCGGCTTGAGCCTGGTCTTGAACCCCCATGAACGAAGACGCCCGTGACGCCGTCGATTATTCCTCGACGCTTTATCTGCCGCAGACGGATTTTCCAATGCGCGCCGGCCTGCCGCAGGCCGAGCCAAAACTGCTGAAGCGATGGGAGGAAATTGGTCTCGCCGAGAAGCTGCGCGAGGCCGCCGCCGGTCGCCCCAAGTTCGTGCTGCACGACGGCCCGCCCTATGCGAATGGCGCCATCCATATCGGTCACGCGCTCAACAAGATCCTCAAGGATCTGGTGACGCGCAGCCAGCGCATGTCGGCGAAGGATTGCAGCTATGTGCCGGGCTGGGACTGCCACGGCCTCCCGATCGAATGGAAGATCGAGGAGGAGAATTATCGCGCCAAGGGCAAAAAGAAGCCCGACTTCTCCGACCCCGACGCCATGATCGCCTTCCGCCGCGAATGCCGCGCCTACGCCGCGCATTGGCTCTCGGTGCAGCGCGAGGAATTCAAGCGGCTCGGCGTCGCCGGCGAGTGGGATCATCCCTATTCGACGATGGCCTTCGAGGCGGAGGCGCGCATCGCCGCGGAGATCCTGAAGTTTGCGGAAAGCGGGCTGCTCTATCGCGGCTCGAAGCCCGTCATGTGGTCGGTGGTCGAGAAGACCGCGCTGGCGGAAGCTGAGGTGGAATACGAGGACCACACGAGCGACACGGTGTGGGTGGCTTTCCCCGCTCAGGGACAGAGCTTCTCTGTGGTCATCTGGACAACGACTCCCTGGACGCTGCCGGGTAATCGGGCGATCTCCTATTCGCATAAGATCGCCTATGGGCTCTATCGCGTGACGGCTGCGCCCGAGAACAATTGGGCCAAGGTCGGGGCCGAATATGTGCTCGCCGACAAGCTCGCCGAGGAGGTCTTCAAGTCTTCGAAGGTTGAAGCCTATGAGCGTTTGCGGGACGCGCCAGCCGAGGAGCTCGCGGGCCTCACTTGCGATCATCCGCTTTCGCATCTGGGTTACAGCTTCCCGGTCCCGCTCCTCGACGGCGATCACGTCACCGACGACACGGGCACGGGCTTCGTGCACACGGCGCCGGGTCACGGCCGCGACGACTTCGACATCTGGATGGCGAGCGGACGCATGCTCGCCGAGCGCGGGATCGGGACGCGCATCCCCTATACCGTCGATGCGGACGGCTTTTACACCGAGGACGCCCCGGGCTTCGCCGGCAAGCGCGTGCTGACCGAAAAGGGCGAGAAGGGCGACGCCAATGAGGCGGTGATCGCGGCGCTCATCGCCGTCGGCAATCTGCTCGCGCGCGGGCGCCTAAAGCATCAATATCCGCACTCCTGGCGTTCCAAGAAGCCGGTGATCTTTCGCAACACGCCGCAATGGTTCATCGCGATGGATCAGCCGTTGGGCGCAACGCCGGTCGCCTCCTCCCCCCTTGCGGGGGAGGGTGAGGGTGGGGGGGCCGGAATTCACGCACAAGGCGCCGTCACCCCCCTCTCTAACTCTCCCCCACAAGGGGGGAGAGAACAGACTCGGGCCGCGGAGACAGGCCACAACGCGCCCACGCTGCGCCAGCTCGCGCTTTCGGAAATCGCTCGCACCCATTGGACGCCGGCGGCCGGCGAGAATCGCATCACCGGCATGATCGCGACGCGGCCCGATTGGGTCGTTTCGCGCCAGCGCGCCTGGGGTGTGCCGATCGCGCTCTTCGTGAAGAAGGGGACGCATGAACCGCTCGTCGACGCGCGGGTCAATGAGCGCATCGTCGAGGCCTTTCGCGTCGAGGGAGCGGACGCCTGGTTCGAGAAAGGCGCGGCGGAGCGCTTTCTCGCCCCGGAATATGATCCCGGTGATTATGAAAAAGTCGCGGACGTGCTCGACGTCTGGTTCGACTCGGGCTCCACCCACGCCTTCGTGCTGGAGGACAAGAATAGTTTTCCGACGCTCGGAAACATTCATCGCAAACGCGACGGCGGCGCCGACGAGATCATGTATCTCGAGGGCTCCGATCAGCATCGCGGCTGGTTTCACTCGTCCCTCCTCGAGAGCTGTGGCACGCGACATCGCGCGCCCTATGACGCCGTGCTCACGCATGGCTTCACGCTCGACGAGAAGGGCCGCAAGATGTCGAAATCGCTCGGCAATACGGTGGCGCCGCAAAAGGTGATCGCGGATTCCGGAGCCGACATTCTGCGGCTATGGGTCGCAAGCTGCGACTACGCCGACGACCAGCGCATCGGTCCCGAAATCCTCAAATCGGTGACCGACCATTATCGCAAGCTCCGCAACACGCTGCGCTGGATGCTGGGAACGCTCGCGCATCACGAGCCGATGCCCTCAGACCTCGACCACCCTGAGGAGCTGGAGCGCTTCATGCTGCACCGCCTCGTCGAGCTCGACGAGGCCGTCCGCGCCGCCTATGCGACCTATGACTTCAAGAGGATCGTCGCGCTGCTGACGCCCTTCATGATCAGCGATCTTTCCGCTTTCTACTTCGACATCCGCAAGGACGCGCTTTACTGCGATGCGCCGTCGTCGCCAAAGCGCAAGGCGGCGCTGGGCGTGATCGACTGGATCTTCCGCTGCGTGACGAGCTGGCTCGCGCCGATCCTCGTCTTCACGGCGGAGGAGGCGTGGCTTTCGCGCTTCAAGGACGCCGGAAGCGTGCATCTCGAGCTTTTCCCGGACATTCCTTCGCATTGGCGCGACGAGGCGCTTGCAAAGAAATGGGCCGATATTCGCGCGATCCGCAGCGTCGTGACGGGCGCGCTCGAATTGGAGCGTGCGCAAAAACGTATCGGCTCCTCCCTTGAAGCCGCGCCGATCGTGCATGTTTCGGATCCGAAGCTGCTGATGGCGCTCGACGGCGTCGACTTCGCCGAAATCTGCATCGTTTCCGACATTAAAATCGAAAGCGAGGGCGGGGCGCCGGAAGCGGCTTTCCGCTTGCCCGAGGTAAAAGGCGTCGCCGCCGTCTTCGCGCCGGCCGAAGGCGTCAAATGCGCGCGCTCATGGCGCTATTTCGATCCCAAGACCGCCGATCCGGCCTATCCCGACGTGACTCCGCGCGATGCGCAGGCGTTGCGCGAGAAGGGCAGGGCATGAGGGGAAATCGGTCGGGCGAGACGCTCAAAGCTGCGCGGAGGATCTCGGGCCGGTGAAGGTGATGCTCGCCTTTTTGGCCAATTCCCTCACGAATTTCGTGATCGGAATTCTCGTCGCCAAATATCTGGGCCCGGGCGAATACGGGCGCTTCGCCATCGCCTTCTCCATCGTGGGCGTGGTGCAGACCGCCCTCTTCGATTGGATGCGTCTCGCGGCGACGCGTTTCTATTCCGAGAAAGTGCGCGAGAACCAGCCGGTGGTGCGCGCAAGCCTGGACCTGTCCTTCGTCGTCGTGACGTGCGGGCTCGCCCTCGCCACGCTGCTCTATGCGCTCTTCGGTCCGAAGCTCGATTTCGACTCGACGCTGATCTTGCTGGCGCTGGCGATCGCCGCGGTCAATGGGCTCTTCGATTATCTGATCGCGCTGGTGCGCGCGCGCTTCGAAGACCAGCTTTTTTGGCGCCTTGTCCTCGGCAAGAACGTGCTGTCCCTTGTTCTGACAGGCGGGGGCGCCTTTCTCTTTCACTCCGCCGCGGTGGCGATGGAGGGCGTCATCGCAAGCCTCTTGGGCACGGTGATCGCCGCACGAGCCTCCTTGACCGACCGGCACGCGCAGTCTCACTTCGCGCGCCGCAACATGGCTGCGACGCTCGCCGCCTATAGCGCGCCGATCGTCGCCGCGCATCTCATCTATCAGGCGGTGCCGCTGGCGACGCGCGCGGTTGTCGCAGACGTCTTCGACTTCGCCGAGACCGGACAATTTGCGCTCGCCTTCGATCTCGGCATGCGCGCAATCCTCGCGCTTGGCTCGGCGCTCGATGTTTTGCTGTTCCAGATCGCGGTCGCCGCCCATGAGAACCACGGCGACGATGAGGCGCGTTGGCAGGTCGGACGTAACATGGCTGTGGTGCTGGCGGTGCTGCTGCCGGGCTGCGTCGGTGTCTATTTCATCATGCCGTCGATCGAGCTGCTGATCGTGCCCGGCCAGTTTCGCGGGCCCTTCGGACATTATCTCAGCTTGCTCCTGCCGGGGCTCTTCTCGATGGGCATGATCCTCTTCGCGGTCAATCCCGTCTTCCAGATCGCCAAGAAGACCGGACCGATGATCGCGGCGGCCCTCGCCGGAGCCCTCGCCGGCGTCGTTCTGTTCTTCCTCTTGCCTTGGGGTGAGGACGCCTCCAATCTCGCGCTTGCCCAATGCGGCGTCTATGTCGTCGCGCTACTCGCGACCCTCGCCTTCGCTGCTCGTGAGAAGCCGATCTGGCCGCGTTTGCGCGACCTCGGCGCAAGCGTGGCGGCGACGCTCGGCATGGCGGGAGCGCTGGCTTCCATGCAGGATCTGGCGCCCGGATTTGTGACGCTGGTCGCGCAGATCTGCGTCGGCGCATTGGCTTATGGCGCGCTGACCTTCGTTTTCGACACGGCGGGGCTCCGTGGGGAGTTGATGGGTTGGGCGAAGAGCCGCAG
Protein-coding sequences here:
- the parC gene encoding DNA topoisomerase IV subunit A, with the protein product MAQGKSSESGGGEKSVTPVELREALEERYLRYALSTITGRALPDARDGLKPVHRRILYGMHILRLDPGAPFKKCAKIVGDVMGSFHPHGDQAIYDALVRLAQDFSSRYPLVDGQGNFGNIDGDAAAAYRYTEARMTTVARLLLEGINDDAIDFRPNYSGEEQEPIVLPSALPNLLANGSQGIAVGMATSVPPHNAAELCDAALYLIAHRSATAEQLLNFVQGPDFPTGGVVVDRREDIVETYRSGRGSFRLRSLWRKEELPRGGWVAVVTEIPYGVQKSRLIERLAELVNDKKLPLVADVRDESAEDVRIVIEPRARTVDPALMMETLFKLSELETRFPVNMNVLVDGVTPRVVSLDEALRRWLDHRREVLLRRSRHRLAAILRRLEQLDGMIIVFLNLDAVIRIIREEDDAKAALKAAFGLTDLQTDYVLDTRLRALRKLEEMELRKEHKELTEERAEVEALLGDESKQWRAIAGQIRELKKTVGVTTALGKRRTQFADAPPAADLDLAEAMIEREPITVVVSQRGWIRSLKGHVPDISTLVYKGDDALATAFFAQTTSKILLFASNGKVFTIEAAKLPGGRGHGEPVRLFAEIEEDAMIVTAILHTPGAALLLISDDGRGFVAGEDDLLSATRKGRAALTVEGAARLKIVAPAQGDHVAIIGENRKLLVFPLEETPRMARGKGVRMQRYKDGGVSDAKVFALVEGLSWTDASGRVFNISRADLKEWIGHRAEAGRLPPRGFPRSNRFG
- the ileS gene encoding isoleucine--tRNA ligase, giving the protein MNEDARDAVDYSSTLYLPQTDFPMRAGLPQAEPKLLKRWEEIGLAEKLREAAAGRPKFVLHDGPPYANGAIHIGHALNKILKDLVTRSQRMSAKDCSYVPGWDCHGLPIEWKIEEENYRAKGKKKPDFSDPDAMIAFRRECRAYAAHWLSVQREEFKRLGVAGEWDHPYSTMAFEAEARIAAEILKFAESGLLYRGSKPVMWSVVEKTALAEAEVEYEDHTSDTVWVAFPAQGQSFSVVIWTTTPWTLPGNRAISYSHKIAYGLYRVTAAPENNWAKVGAEYVLADKLAEEVFKSSKVEAYERLRDAPAEELAGLTCDHPLSHLGYSFPVPLLDGDHVTDDTGTGFVHTAPGHGRDDFDIWMASGRMLAERGIGTRIPYTVDADGFYTEDAPGFAGKRVLTEKGEKGDANEAVIAALIAVGNLLARGRLKHQYPHSWRSKKPVIFRNTPQWFIAMDQPLGATPVASSPLAGEGEGGGAGIHAQGAVTPLSNSPPQGGREQTRAAETGHNAPTLRQLALSEIARTHWTPAAGENRITGMIATRPDWVVSRQRAWGVPIALFVKKGTHEPLVDARVNERIVEAFRVEGADAWFEKGAAERFLAPEYDPGDYEKVADVLDVWFDSGSTHAFVLEDKNSFPTLGNIHRKRDGGADEIMYLEGSDQHRGWFHSSLLESCGTRHRAPYDAVLTHGFTLDEKGRKMSKSLGNTVAPQKVIADSGADILRLWVASCDYADDQRIGPEILKSVTDHYRKLRNTLRWMLGTLAHHEPMPSDLDHPEELERFMLHRLVELDEAVRAAYATYDFKRIVALLTPFMISDLSAFYFDIRKDALYCDAPSSPKRKAALGVIDWIFRCVTSWLAPILVFTAEEAWLSRFKDAGSVHLELFPDIPSHWRDEALAKKWADIRAIRSVVTGALELERAQKRIGSSLEAAPIVHVSDPKLLMALDGVDFAEICIVSDIKIESEGGAPEAAFRLPEVKGVAAVFAPAEGVKCARSWRYFDPKTADPAYPDVTPRDAQALREKGRA
- a CDS encoding lipopolysaccharide biosynthesis protein, whose product is MLAFLANSLTNFVIGILVAKYLGPGEYGRFAIAFSIVGVVQTALFDWMRLAATRFYSEKVRENQPVVRASLDLSFVVVTCGLALATLLYALFGPKLDFDSTLILLALAIAAVNGLFDYLIALVRARFEDQLFWRLVLGKNVLSLVLTGGGAFLFHSAAVAMEGVIASLLGTVIAARASLTDRHAQSHFARRNMAATLAAYSAPIVAAHLIYQAVPLATRAVVADVFDFAETGQFALAFDLGMRAILALGSALDVLLFQIAVAAHENHGDDEARWQVGRNMAVVLAVLLPGCVGVYFIMPSIELLIVPGQFRGPFGHYLSLLLPGLFSMGMILFAVNPVFQIAKKTGPMIAAALAGALAGVVLFFLLPWGEDASNLALAQCGVYVVALLATLAFAAREKPIWPRLRDLGASVAATLGMAGALASMQDLAPGFVTLVAQICVGALAYGALTFVFDTAGLRGELMGWAKSRRQPV